One genomic segment of Paenibacillus durus includes these proteins:
- a CDS encoding energy-coupling factor transporter transmembrane component T, translated as MSGFRSMHPAVAALYYAGLLMFTLLLFHPVFLVTETLVLLGLMLLQGQGRRIAGSLAFCLIIAVPAALLNPLFSHRGAVILFYFMDQPITLEAVLYGLMMMALLIAVFVIFLSYNYTVTPDKFMYLFASAAPKSALLALMTLRFIPLFQRRLRRIALIQGARGVSIREGSLRSRMSDGMTLLKTLLTWSLEEALQTADSMKARGYGIRRRSSYAVHRLDRRDIWVLAGMGAGALGTLWGWSQGYGMLMLYPRMKPPAFSWQEAAMYAAFCLFTALPLWVEGKEKWLWRSSARVNYSSATQGKKGLHWTGYPLE; from the coding sequence ATGAGCGGCTTCCGGTCCATGCATCCGGCGGTGGCCGCCTTGTATTACGCCGGGCTGCTGATGTTCACGCTGCTGCTGTTTCATCCGGTATTCCTGGTGACCGAAACCCTGGTCCTGCTCGGCCTGATGCTGCTGCAGGGACAGGGTCGGCGGATAGCGGGCAGCCTGGCTTTTTGCCTGATTATCGCTGTTCCCGCCGCCCTGCTAAACCCGCTGTTCTCGCATAGAGGAGCCGTAATCCTGTTTTATTTCATGGATCAGCCGATTACGCTGGAAGCTGTATTGTACGGGCTGATGATGATGGCCCTGCTGATCGCCGTATTTGTAATTTTTCTTTCGTACAACTATACAGTAACACCGGATAAATTCATGTACCTGTTCGCGTCTGCTGCTCCCAAAAGCGCCCTGCTTGCGCTCATGACGCTCCGCTTCATTCCGCTGTTTCAGCGGCGGCTGCGCCGGATTGCACTGATTCAGGGGGCGCGCGGCGTTTCGATTCGCGAGGGCAGTCTGCGCTCCCGCATGTCGGACGGGATGACGCTGCTGAAGACGCTGCTCACCTGGTCGCTGGAGGAAGCGCTGCAGACTGCCGACTCGATGAAAGCGCGCGGATATGGCATCCGCCGCCGATCCTCCTATGCGGTGCATAGACTTGACCGGAGAGATATTTGGGTCCTGGCGGGGATGGGAGCCGGAGCTTTGGGTACCTTATGGGGCTGGTCTCAAGGATATGGCATGCTGATGCTGTATCCCCGGATGAAGCCGCCGGCATTTAGCTGGCAGGAAGCGGCGATGTACGCCGCCTTCTGTCTGTTCACGGCTCTCCCCCTCTGGGTGGAAGGAAAGGAGAAATGGTTATGGAGATCGTCCGCGCGCGTGAACTATTCTTCCGCTACCCAGGGGAAGAAAGGGCTTCACTGGACGGGCTATCCTTTGGAATAA
- a CDS encoding TRAFAC clade GTPase domain-containing protein encodes MSFFSRFLKKNQPQPRPLFYDIVCPYCFSKFAPSDVVFRAAHSREDDEDYALGEDDALNRYRERFGLDSVDDLEAIIPPSDIPEEHHHYTDHVLTGLTDRYGKLTRRRLCPYCHNELPVTAGKVPSNIISIIGASQVGKSVYMTSLIHTLQHTTAGHFDAACMPLNAEISRKFRSLYEDPLFERGDLLSSTQKEKMQEPFIFQFVFKNEEKPPLTLVFFDVAGEGMVDQDYLGLHGQHIKNSAGILFMVDPLQIRSIREKIRINIGDRPGEWVSQYDEPRDVVLTMFGDFIAYQEKSRTDIPTAVVLTKSDMLHSLKDEDGDYIKANSNVFNNYVHRGTLNMDEVGNIDGEIRRFIGKVDRPFKDTMDVYFSNTAYFAVSALGSNPVDQKIEGVVSPIRVDEPFLWLLHKLKFIEGSD; translated from the coding sequence ATGTCCTTTTTCAGCCGCTTTTTAAAAAAGAACCAGCCGCAGCCGCGGCCGCTTTTTTATGATATCGTATGCCCGTACTGCTTCAGCAAATTTGCGCCATCGGATGTGGTCTTTCGGGCCGCGCACAGCCGGGAGGACGACGAAGATTACGCGCTGGGTGAAGACGATGCGCTCAATAGATACCGCGAGCGGTTCGGACTTGACTCGGTGGACGATCTCGAAGCGATAATTCCGCCGTCCGACATTCCGGAGGAGCATCATCATTATACCGATCATGTGCTGACCGGCCTTACCGACCGCTATGGGAAGCTTACGCGCAGACGTCTCTGCCCATACTGCCACAACGAGCTGCCGGTGACGGCGGGGAAGGTGCCGAGCAACATCATTTCGATTATCGGCGCGTCTCAGGTCGGCAAATCGGTCTATATGACCTCGCTGATCCACACGCTTCAGCATACGACAGCCGGACATTTCGACGCCGCCTGCATGCCGCTGAACGCCGAAATCAGCCGTAAATTCCGCAGTTTGTACGAGGACCCGCTGTTCGAACGCGGAGATCTGCTGTCTTCGACCCAGAAGGAGAAGATGCAGGAGCCTTTTATTTTTCAATTCGTGTTCAAGAACGAGGAGAAGCCGCCGCTGACGCTCGTCTTCTTCGATGTCGCGGGCGAGGGCATGGTCGATCAGGACTACCTCGGGCTGCACGGCCAGCATATCAAAAATTCGGCGGGCATCCTGTTCATGGTCGATCCGCTGCAAATCCGCTCCATCCGTGAGAAAATCCGCATCAATATCGGCGACCGACCCGGCGAATGGGTATCACAGTATGATGAACCCCGGGACGTGGTGCTGACGATGTTCGGCGATTTCATCGCCTATCAGGAGAAGAGCAGAACGGATATTCCAACCGCCGTTGTGCTGACCAAGAGCGATATGCTGCACTCGCTGAAGGACGAGGACGGAGATTACATTAAAGCGAACAGTAATGTGTTCAACAATTACGTTCACCGCGGGACGCTGAATATGGACGAGGTTGGCAATATCGACGGCGAGATCCGCCGTTTTATCGGGAAGGTGGACCGTCCGTTCAAGGATACGATGGATGTGTATTTCTCCAATACCGCCTACTTCGCGGTTTCGGCGCTTGGCAGCAATCCCGTCGATCAGAAAATCGAGGGCGTTGTCAGTCCCATCCGGGTGGACGAACCATTCCTGTGGCTGCTGCACAAGCTGAAATTCATCGAGGGGAGCGATTAA
- a CDS encoding DUF4430 domain-containing protein, which produces MMSIQAAGARSIAPLLLAAALLLSGCAPDRDEAAATSPPPSPAAGQAPGGTAAPASALPEAGTGTPGASPAPGTAAAAASAAAPASAGPSAEAARPQSPGASQPPGDRAAAPSAAAQTAGAASPGPASKSTQPPAAAAAPQAAPKPPAAAKPAAPAQPKPTATAASPSPSSGGDKPAAEQNAVTMSIVGDDELGTILPPTSVEVKEGDSALDVLKRVTRQHKIQMEYRGVGAAGYVEGINNLYEMDRGAESGWMYRVNGKFPSESSGAYKLKPGDTVEWLYTLDMGKDLGASK; this is translated from the coding sequence ATGATGTCAATCCAAGCAGCGGGCGCCCGCTCCATAGCGCCCCTTCTGCTGGCAGCCGCGCTGCTGCTGTCCGGCTGCGCGCCGGACCGTGACGAGGCGGCGGCAACGAGTCCGCCGCCAAGCCCCGCCGCCGGCCAAGCCCCCGGCGGCACCGCAGCCCCGGCTTCGGCTCTGCCCGAAGCCGGGACAGGCACTCCCGGCGCAAGTCCCGCGCCGGGCACCGCAGCAGCGGCTGCATCCGCCGCTGCGCCAGCCTCGGCCGGGCCTTCCGCTGAAGCGGCCCGGCCACAGTCTCCCGGCGCTTCGCAGCCGCCGGGAGACCGCGCCGCCGCGCCATCGGCGGCGGCGCAGACCGCCGGGGCCGCTTCGCCCGGCCCGGCGTCCAAGAGCACGCAGCCGCCCGCTGCGGCGGCTGCCCCACAGGCTGCGCCGAAGCCCCCTGCGGCCGCGAAACCGGCCGCCCCGGCGCAGCCGAAGCCTACGGCGACGGCGGCCAGCCCATCGCCGTCATCCGGCGGCGACAAGCCCGCCGCCGAGCAAAACGCCGTCACCATGTCCATTGTTGGTGACGACGAGCTTGGAACCATTCTGCCCCCCACCTCGGTAGAGGTAAAGGAGGGCGACAGCGCACTGGATGTGCTGAAGCGGGTGACCCGGCAGCATAAAATCCAGATGGAATACCGTGGCGTGGGCGCCGCCGGTTACGTGGAAGGTATCAACAACCTGTACGAGATGGACCGGGGCGCCGAAAGCGGCTGGATGTACCGCGTGAACGGCAAGTTCCCGAGCGAGAGCTCCGGGGCTTATAAGCTGAAGCCGGGAGATACGGTCGAATGGCTGTATACGCTCGATATGGGCAAGGATCTGGGAGCCTCCAAATGA
- a CDS encoding S-layer homology domain-containing protein, whose protein sequence is MYIVQRGGQWVSGYSAIDEFALQDGDRLYVYYGDYGVTQLVDSVTLSPVTPKEGKPLEVTVRKKTWDFNGNPVVAAASGVTVSIGGKTVVTNDQGTAFFGTDLTPGTQSLLITGYQDNAAPTVVRYTGSVTVLPKEVQVSLSVEGPQGTLAEGPVGASNALEALQRLAEAKHIALDITQSSFGSFISGIGGISGDINNWWSFVVQRGGEWIYPSVGLGDFELQASDKVLVYYGGYSTQVVHSLELSPSQPQPGQAFTVKVTQVQWMWNNATFSSDPVTSPAVGAKVSVGGQTAETNAEGIASLSGLSAGSYTVEVTGYQAGGAPSLARYTQQLAISAPPAVSEATISVVGDSVKGTILSRTSVTLGTGDTPYSLLLRTLGSGKVGARTSSGGVYVYSIDGLAEFDRGGESGWKYFVNGSEPSVSADKYVLQAGDEVLWKYVTSSSETSAGGASGAGAAEPSGVAITSANTLPLNQVGATTAVSGTPMTAEKSAELAKTLAANSVSLAQLATSAGAILKDAAGEVQLQIPAGAVEGSAVTIGVQEQPSSRPELVSGLYEFTPNGTKFTKPTDLSIQIPVVTRNPQNLALAWLDENTNQWIPVPAVLDLSTGTITGKVSHFTKYAVVDRSKWEPSGSAVTADISAAAKWILSAGELSDWQAFGLARSGHALPSGYLAGVLRQISESKGEFRKVTDYERLALSIAAAGGDPRNAAGYDLIAKIYNNKNLTNQGSNGPIFALLALDSGNYSVPADAAWTESKLVQWILDIQNADGGSPLTKGGESNADLTAMAVAALSAHKEETGVQASVDKAVAWLSAQQLEDGGYKLSGEENSESVSQVIIALSAAGIGPGDARFVKAKGTLLGNLAAFKRSDGGYAHTADGGSSGLATEQALLALTAYDLYLNGKGKLYSTAEAPAAAGIVFADENQISAWALSSVHEAYDKKWMEGVGGVNPAFAPKSAITRAQFAALLVRLTGNTPAASPAVSGFDDVKSNSWYYGYVMKAKELGVIGGVTAASFKPNQSISRQDMAVMIARAYKLSPSSKASFKDGAAIGSYALDAVNAVTEKGYMTGFGGAFDPNGVVTREMAAVVAARLP, encoded by the coding sequence ATGTATATCGTTCAGCGCGGCGGTCAATGGGTCAGCGGTTACAGCGCTATTGACGAATTTGCGCTTCAGGATGGGGACCGGCTCTACGTCTATTACGGAGATTACGGTGTCACCCAGCTGGTGGATTCCGTAACGCTATCGCCGGTTACGCCGAAGGAAGGCAAGCCTCTTGAAGTAACGGTTCGTAAAAAGACATGGGACTTTAACGGAAATCCCGTAGTTGCGGCAGCTTCCGGGGTTACCGTCTCCATCGGCGGCAAAACGGTTGTTACGAACGATCAGGGCACAGCGTTCTTTGGAACTGATCTGACGCCGGGAACACAGTCGCTTCTAATTACCGGCTACCAGGACAATGCTGCGCCGACTGTCGTGCGTTACACTGGATCTGTTACGGTTTTGCCGAAGGAAGTGCAGGTTTCTTTATCGGTAGAAGGGCCGCAGGGAACGCTCGCAGAAGGCCCGGTAGGCGCGTCCAATGCGCTTGAGGCGCTGCAAAGACTGGCTGAAGCCAAACATATTGCGCTGGATATTACGCAATCGTCGTTCGGCAGCTTTATCAGCGGCATCGGCGGAATCAGCGGCGACATAAACAACTGGTGGTCGTTTGTCGTTCAACGCGGGGGCGAATGGATTTATCCGAGCGTCGGATTAGGCGACTTTGAGCTTCAGGCTTCGGACAAGGTGCTGGTCTACTACGGCGGATACTCGACCCAGGTTGTCCACTCTTTGGAGCTGTCGCCTTCGCAGCCTCAGCCGGGGCAGGCTTTTACGGTTAAAGTCACTCAAGTTCAATGGATGTGGAATAACGCTACCTTCAGCTCTGATCCTGTTACTTCACCGGCAGTCGGGGCGAAGGTAAGTGTCGGCGGACAGACAGCGGAAACGAACGCCGAGGGCATTGCTTCTTTGAGCGGGCTTTCGGCGGGAAGCTATACGGTTGAAGTGACGGGTTACCAGGCGGGCGGTGCGCCAAGCTTGGCGCGATATACGCAGCAGTTGGCCATTTCCGCGCCGCCGGCGGTTTCGGAGGCAACCATTTCCGTTGTCGGCGATAGCGTAAAAGGAACGATTCTTTCAAGAACTTCCGTTACGCTGGGTACGGGGGATACTCCGTACAGTCTGCTTCTCCGGACGCTTGGCAGCGGCAAAGTAGGGGCGCGGACAAGTTCGGGAGGCGTATACGTCTATTCAATTGACGGCCTGGCCGAATTTGACCGGGGCGGCGAGAGCGGCTGGAAGTATTTCGTTAATGGAAGCGAACCGTCTGTCAGCGCCGATAAGTATGTGCTCCAGGCCGGAGACGAGGTACTGTGGAAGTATGTTACCTCATCGTCGGAAACGTCGGCCGGCGGCGCTTCAGGCGCAGGGGCAGCCGAACCTTCCGGTGTGGCGATTACTTCCGCCAATACGCTGCCGCTGAATCAGGTTGGCGCAACAACGGCTGTCAGCGGCACGCCGATGACGGCGGAGAAATCCGCCGAACTGGCCAAGACGCTGGCGGCGAACAGCGTATCCTTGGCGCAGCTGGCCACCTCGGCGGGCGCTATCTTGAAGGATGCGGCGGGCGAGGTGCAGCTGCAAATTCCAGCAGGCGCGGTGGAAGGCAGCGCTGTTACCATTGGTGTGCAGGAGCAGCCTTCATCCCGGCCGGAGCTGGTATCCGGCTTGTATGAGTTCACACCGAATGGAACGAAATTTACGAAGCCTACGGATTTGTCCATCCAAATTCCCGTAGTGACGCGGAATCCGCAAAATCTGGCGCTTGCCTGGCTGGATGAAAATACGAATCAATGGATTCCGGTTCCGGCCGTGCTAGATCTGTCGACGGGAACGATTACCGGCAAAGTGAGCCATTTTACCAAATATGCCGTAGTCGACCGCAGCAAATGGGAGCCATCTGGAAGCGCAGTAACAGCCGATATTTCGGCCGCGGCGAAATGGATCTTGTCGGCGGGTGAACTTAGCGACTGGCAGGCCTTCGGCCTGGCCCGTTCCGGCCATGCGCTTCCGTCAGGATATCTAGCCGGTGTGCTAAGACAAATATCAGAGAGCAAGGGCGAATTCCGCAAGGTGACCGATTACGAGCGGCTGGCGCTCTCGATCGCCGCTGCCGGCGGAGATCCGAGAAATGCGGCGGGATATGATCTGATCGCCAAAATCTATAATAACAAGAATCTCACGAACCAAGGCAGCAACGGACCGATCTTTGCGCTTCTTGCGCTGGACAGCGGAAACTATTCCGTTCCGGCGGATGCGGCATGGACCGAGTCCAAGCTGGTTCAGTGGATATTGGATATACAGAACGCGGACGGAGGCTCCCCGCTGACTAAGGGCGGCGAGAGCAACGCGGACCTTACCGCGATGGCGGTCGCCGCGCTGTCCGCGCACAAGGAAGAAACCGGCGTGCAGGCATCTGTTGATAAAGCGGTGGCCTGGCTCTCGGCGCAGCAGCTTGAAGACGGCGGCTACAAGCTGTCCGGAGAAGAGAACAGCGAAAGCGTGTCGCAGGTTATCATCGCCCTTTCCGCAGCAGGAATAGGACCGGGTGACGCGCGATTTGTCAAAGCGAAGGGTACCCTGCTGGGCAATCTAGCGGCCTTTAAGCGCAGCGATGGCGGCTACGCGCATACGGCGGATGGCGGCAGCAGCGGACTTGCGACCGAACAGGCGCTGCTTGCCCTGACGGCGTATGACCTGTATCTGAACGGAAAAGGAAAGCTGTACAGCACAGCTGAAGCCCCGGCAGCAGCCGGAATCGTATTCGCCGACGAGAATCAAATTTCGGCATGGGCGCTGTCCTCGGTACATGAAGCCTATGACAAGAAATGGATGGAGGGCGTAGGCGGCGTGAATCCTGCGTTTGCACCGAAATCGGCGATTACCCGGGCGCAGTTTGCAGCCCTGCTCGTCAGATTAACCGGCAATACGCCTGCTGCTTCCCCGGCGGTTTCCGGCTTTGACGACGTAAAATCCAATTCATGGTATTATGGATATGTGATGAAAGCCAAAGAGCTTGGGGTAATCGGCGGAGTAACGGCTGCTTCGTTCAAGCCGAACCAGTCGATCAGCCGCCAGGATATGGCGGTGATGATTGCGCGGGCCTACAAGCTGTCTCCTTCGTCCAAAGCATCCTTCAAGGACGGCGCTGCAATCGGCAGTTACGCACTTGACGCGGTGAACGCGGTAACGGAGAAGGGATATATGACCGGCTTCGGGGGCGCGTTTGATCCAAATGGCGTCGTAACGCGGGAAATGGCGGCCGTTGTGGCGGCCAGACTGCCTTAG
- a CDS encoding GAP1-N2 domain-containing protein: MSIHSEAGIAQQMYTRERRGIYRSTEGFDTVAKSESLDNNFVKKILHPFCLYDAPAELAAKGEKDESQYPPALHLFHLESGETVLGQSVFQAADFTGLRSAFFTHNYILPASRAEEIVRDYGGYLHADFANGFSGEPAQALPVLSGIPVLHQNRPRPADVLKSLGIDEGMFKSLLQAVMQSVSGKKKIYISLNVPVSELSARAADLTEVLLSCLPFEFRRRLGVITYAKEPQSRKYIHLTFVETGSLRPGDRATEKDFIFDFAAGRTLNADFASAPQPFLELAWELLHAPKAADDFAVFADMMLGGQSTERKLSLGAYNELTVFYRIEQGNEALYTENKSAVLSGLLGYLDGEGALESKIRLNDLFLERFDREFDAVRQKNIPEKAVLESFRDYFSLKGHNYRTRIVDYFINGMLNAQNAGREDALSAAYSVIESSGELAAAFFGKLLTTSVFARLLFQPYVDLRLAAAARAADLLEFVAHWDRFMPEALRQPAVVDGLRDYLPEKLERERDPVAAVAAIHDYIEQAEKDRRRRAGIRPQALALQKELAAAADRYLLDRISLADITEEELLELSFVRYSLDMGEWDPPLDLQSGRKANVLRAAYRWFGEENPDAHVFDGLSPQEMDDVQLLGRRWLKEGQGMEPFARLPLAFYYSHSHEGGPLVYDALLEHIRRKADGDKEAVYRFLAWSQDSPLFSISSKKLHPGYRRAILKYFAGHDREAFKNRDFRKNYMTAAGPALQSVYGEARSQLASPLVSWMRRSRSRLMLLGTAVIFLLAAGVLAASLLKGGGDEAAPAASPQPSPSQGAGNVSYPEAAAYLEPGDGTGGSSLMFAFASADACREFNPAEIKVDSGTGEAVIYKVGGLDHSCGAPVSPAPSGAADAGDSGTAGVTGTAVDGSGGTGGKGTDGNPADAEAHAEGTASGGASSPASAAPTDSMEDAAGAAGSPSPSGEPLAASSAPVSPVPSDNGSASSGPAPYQVRITLVSSPKLTAGSMIEAEDYTLVLMDDPRPASSPAASASPSPAAK, from the coding sequence GTGAGTATTCATTCGGAAGCCGGAATCGCCCAGCAGATGTATACGCGTGAACGGCGCGGCATCTACCGCTCTACTGAGGGATTTGACACGGTGGCGAAGTCGGAGAGTCTGGACAATAATTTCGTCAAAAAAATACTGCATCCCTTCTGCCTGTACGACGCTCCGGCGGAGCTGGCGGCAAAAGGCGAGAAAGACGAGTCGCAGTATCCGCCCGCGCTGCATTTGTTCCACCTTGAGAGCGGGGAGACGGTGCTTGGGCAAAGCGTCTTCCAGGCGGCGGATTTCACGGGGCTGCGCAGCGCTTTTTTCACTCATAACTATATTCTTCCCGCCTCACGCGCCGAAGAAATCGTCCGGGATTATGGCGGTTATTTGCACGCGGACTTTGCGAATGGGTTCAGTGGAGAACCGGCGCAAGCTCTGCCAGTGCTGAGCGGCATCCCTGTACTGCACCAAAACCGCCCAAGGCCGGCAGATGTCCTGAAATCGCTGGGCATTGACGAAGGAATGTTCAAAAGCCTGCTCCAGGCGGTCATGCAATCGGTGTCCGGCAAAAAGAAGATTTATATATCGCTTAACGTCCCGGTTAGCGAGCTGTCGGCGCGGGCGGCCGACTTGACCGAAGTGCTGCTGAGCTGTCTTCCCTTTGAATTCCGGCGCAGACTCGGCGTCATTACGTATGCGAAGGAGCCGCAAAGCCGTAAATACATCCACCTGACGTTCGTGGAGACAGGATCGCTGCGCCCCGGCGACCGGGCGACGGAGAAGGATTTTATCTTCGATTTCGCCGCCGGACGAACGCTGAACGCGGATTTTGCCTCCGCTCCGCAGCCATTTCTGGAGCTTGCTTGGGAGCTGCTGCACGCACCCAAGGCCGCAGATGATTTTGCCGTGTTTGCGGATATGATGCTGGGAGGACAGAGCACGGAGCGGAAGCTGTCGCTTGGGGCCTATAACGAGCTGACCGTTTTTTACCGGATTGAGCAGGGAAATGAAGCTTTATACACGGAGAACAAAAGCGCTGTGCTCAGCGGGCTGCTGGGCTATCTGGATGGAGAAGGGGCGCTGGAATCGAAAATCCGGCTGAATGATCTGTTCCTGGAGCGCTTTGACCGCGAGTTCGATGCCGTGCGGCAGAAAAACATTCCGGAGAAGGCGGTGCTGGAGAGCTTCCGGGATTACTTTTCACTCAAGGGACATAACTACCGGACGCGCATTGTGGATTATTTCATCAACGGGATGCTGAACGCGCAGAATGCGGGCCGCGAGGATGCGCTGTCGGCAGCTTACAGTGTGATTGAAAGCAGCGGGGAGCTGGCAGCCGCCTTCTTCGGCAAGCTGCTGACGACGTCGGTCTTTGCCCGGCTGCTGTTCCAGCCTTATGTGGATCTCAGGCTTGCAGCCGCCGCGAGAGCCGCAGACCTGCTGGAATTTGTCGCGCATTGGGACAGGTTCATGCCGGAAGCGCTGAGGCAGCCCGCCGTCGTTGACGGCCTTAGGGACTATCTGCCCGAGAAGCTGGAGCGGGAGCGCGATCCTGTGGCGGCTGTGGCGGCGATCCATGATTACATCGAACAAGCGGAGAAAGACCGCCGCCGGAGAGCTGGAATCCGTCCCCAAGCTTTGGCGCTTCAAAAGGAATTAGCCGCTGCTGCGGACCGGTATTTGCTGGACCGCATTTCGCTTGCCGACATTACCGAGGAGGAGCTGCTGGAGCTGTCGTTCGTCCGCTATTCCCTCGATATGGGCGAGTGGGACCCGCCGCTTGATCTGCAGAGCGGACGGAAGGCGAATGTGCTGCGCGCCGCGTACCGCTGGTTCGGCGAAGAGAATCCGGATGCGCATGTTTTTGACGGATTGTCCCCGCAGGAGATGGACGATGTGCAGCTGCTCGGACGGCGCTGGCTGAAGGAGGGCCAGGGGATGGAGCCATTCGCCCGCCTGCCGCTTGCCTTTTACTACAGCCATTCCCACGAGGGAGGTCCGCTAGTGTACGACGCGCTGCTGGAGCATATCCGCCGCAAAGCGGATGGCGATAAAGAGGCAGTGTACCGCTTTCTGGCCTGGTCGCAGGATAGTCCGCTATTTTCCATTTCCTCCAAGAAGCTTCATCCGGGCTACCGGCGGGCTATTCTGAAATATTTTGCGGGCCATGACCGTGAAGCGTTCAAGAACCGCGATTTCCGTAAAAATTATATGACCGCGGCCGGACCCGCTCTGCAAAGCGTCTACGGCGAAGCCCGGTCGCAGCTGGCCTCGCCGCTAGTGAGCTGGATGCGCCGCAGCAGGTCTCGGCTGATGCTCCTTGGCACGGCGGTCATCTTTCTGCTGGCCGCCGGAGTTCTGGCCGCCAGCTTGCTGAAAGGCGGCGGAGACGAAGCCGCTCCGGCAGCCTCGCCGCAGCCTTCGCCTTCGCAGGGGGCGGGCAACGTGAGTTATCCCGAAGCTGCGGCGTATCTTGAGCCAGGCGACGGTACGGGCGGAAGCTCGCTGATGTTCGCCTTCGCCTCTGCTGACGCCTGCCGGGAGTTTAACCCTGCGGAGATTAAAGTGGATTCCGGCACAGGAGAGGCTGTCATCTATAAAGTTGGCGGTCTGGACCATAGCTGTGGGGCTCCCGTATCCCCAGCCCCTTCGGGCGCCGCAGACGCGGGAGATTCCGGAACGGCAGGCGTTACGGGAACGGCGGTGGACGGAAGCGGCGGAACGGGCGGGAAAGGAACGGATGGAAATCCGGCGGACGCAGAAGCCCATGCGGAAGGAACGGCATCCGGCGGAGCGTCTTCGCCGGCTTCGGCTGCTCCAACGGATTCTATGGAAGATGCGGCCGGAGCAGCCGGTTCGCCTTCACCGTCAGGAGAGCCGCTTGCCGCTTCTAGTGCGCCGGTGTCTCCTGTCCCATCAGATAACGGCTCCGCATCGTCAGGACCGGCACCTTACCAGGTGAGGATAACACTGGTTTCTTCTCCTAAGCTAACTGCCGGAAGCATGATCGAGGCCGAAGACTACACGCTGGTTCTGATGGATGATCCGCGTCCGGCATCATCTCCGGCGGCTTCCGCAAGTCCGAGCCCGGCGGCGAAGTAA
- a CDS encoding prenyltransferase/squalene oxidase repeat-containing protein, which translates to MKSRISSKMFALGMALLMIFSLLGAPFPAGRGYAETAAAGYQEAGVTDALYAADAGSSSQSISVTDAVYSAAEYILKQGVTSDWQAIGLAQAGYKVPDSYGAALQNTVKNAGGNFSAVTDYARIALAVKAIGHDPTNIEGYNLIGSIYNSDGIIGQSLNNTVYGLIALDSGSYTVPSDAKWTRDKLVQEILSAQNVDGGFPLITGGPSGPDTTAMALAALSPYKSDPTVATAGQKAVQWLSNQQNTAHAGYGDSSESVSQAVIGLTAYGVDPAGSGFTKNGGNLISRLMSFRAADGSFAHMAGEGSNALATEQALQALVAYNLFIRGGDSNLYDFIDHPPAVHPLVHVTVAIEGPEASLGEGSVYGSSALDALNKLAEAKGIAVVSTSSQYGTYISEIGGIQQKKYGGYDG; encoded by the coding sequence ATGAAGAGCAGGATTTCTTCTAAAATGTTTGCGCTGGGAATGGCCTTATTGATGATTTTCTCATTGCTGGGCGCGCCGTTTCCGGCGGGACGGGGGTATGCCGAGACGGCGGCTGCCGGTTATCAGGAAGCGGGCGTTACGGATGCCTTGTACGCTGCGGACGCGGGTTCATCATCACAGTCGATCAGCGTAACCGATGCCGTGTATTCTGCGGCGGAGTATATTCTGAAGCAGGGCGTAACTTCGGATTGGCAGGCGATCGGCTTGGCCCAGGCCGGATACAAAGTGCCGGATTCTTACGGGGCCGCGCTTCAGAATACAGTAAAGAATGCAGGGGGGAATTTCTCTGCAGTAACGGATTACGCCCGAATCGCTCTGGCAGTTAAAGCGATCGGCCACGACCCGACCAATATTGAAGGATATAATCTGATCGGGTCTATCTACAATAGCGACGGAATTATCGGCCAAAGCCTGAACAACACCGTCTACGGATTGATCGCGCTGGATTCCGGCAGCTATACGGTGCCGTCTGATGCGAAATGGACCCGAGATAAGCTGGTTCAAGAGATTCTATCCGCACAAAATGTTGATGGAGGATTCCCTCTCATTACAGGGGGACCAAGCGGGCCTGATACTACGGCAATGGCTTTGGCTGCCCTGTCTCCCTACAAGAGCGATCCGACTGTCGCCACCGCCGGGCAAAAAGCGGTACAGTGGCTGTCCAATCAGCAGAATACGGCCCACGCAGGCTATGGAGACAGCAGCGAAAGCGTCTCGCAGGCCGTTATCGGGCTGACGGCATATGGCGTTGATCCGGCCGGTTCCGGCTTCACCAAGAACGGCGGCAATCTGATCAGCCGCTTGATGAGCTTTAGGGCGGCGGACGGAAGCTTCGCCCATATGGCGGGTGAAGGAAGCAACGCTTTAGCCACGGAGCAGGCGCTGCAGGCGCTGGTCGCCTACAACCTGTTCATCCGCGGCGGCGACAGCAACCTGTATGATTTTATTGATCATCCGCCGGCCGTGCATCCGCTTGTCCATGTGACCGTAGCCATCGAAGGGCCGGAGGCGTCCTTGGGTGAGGGCAGTGTGTACGGCAGCAGCGCTTTAGATGCGCTGAACAAGCTGGCGGAAGCCAAGGGAATTGCGGTTGTCAGCACATCAAGCCAATACGGCACCTATATCAGCGAGATAGGCGGTATCCAACAGAAGAAATACGGCGGCTATGACGGCTAG